One segment of Thermodesulfobacteriota bacterium DNA contains the following:
- a CDS encoding ABC transporter substrate-binding protein, which yields MAKMNLLQFRCTLLIGVTSLLLFICACSIQGDEETRAAKKEGSSAVHVNLGGIYRSPLMNNPSTLDPAYVQDQYGVAVTRQLFNGLVQFGPDLMVLPALAKTWQVEENGKAYRFFLRPNARFHNNRPVTIHDVAFSISRLLRITPPPVILPHLLKIEGALAFRNHKTNKVDGLQAINDHVLLIRLNAPHVPFLTALGMYQAAIVSKKEVKKSGEKYGQNPIGSGPFRFVSWEKDKSIRLQRFSDYYDQAAFLDEIHYRIYPGGQIEDALSDFKKGNLDEMLVYGNIRQELSSIKDLQWFHRPSLSLLFYGIRGDHSFLKNPYFRKALSVAIDREKIIKEVAKGQLDPARTILPPGMPVYHQTDEVLVDDLKVAQGYLKRALEQETGPIPPVEIVSAIKSSFAIAELNLIKRCWARLGIPLKIKFITNWKEFKDYIQSDAVQIYRYAWFADIPDPDSFLYPLFASDSPVNFMHFKDSQVDKMLLAARGIVDPVKRAEMYQKIEILVLESSPIIPLLYLSVDRVYQSDVQGINLTALGAHTMALHRIWLKGGPIRK from the coding sequence ATGGCCAAAATGAATCTTTTGCAATTTCGTTGTACTCTCTTAATCGGCGTCACCTCTTTGTTGCTGTTTATTTGTGCTTGCAGCATACAGGGGGATGAGGAAACCAGGGCAGCGAAAAAGGAAGGCTCATCAGCCGTTCATGTTAACCTGGGCGGTATCTACCGTTCTCCTTTGATGAATAATCCTTCCACGCTTGATCCTGCTTATGTGCAGGATCAATATGGTGTGGCTGTAACTCGGCAATTGTTTAATGGCTTGGTCCAATTCGGCCCCGATTTGATGGTTTTACCTGCCCTGGCAAAAACCTGGCAGGTGGAGGAGAACGGAAAAGCGTACCGATTTTTCCTGCGTCCTAACGCCCGGTTTCACAACAATCGCCCGGTCACAATTCATGATGTGGCTTTTTCCATAAGCCGACTCCTCCGGATAACCCCCCCTCCGGTTATTTTACCCCATTTGCTTAAAATCGAAGGTGCTCTGGCTTTTCGAAACCATAAGACCAATAAAGTCGACGGGCTGCAAGCAATTAACGACCATGTTTTACTTATTCGATTGAATGCACCTCACGTGCCGTTTCTTACCGCTCTGGGGATGTACCAGGCAGCAATCGTTTCAAAGAAAGAAGTAAAAAAATCGGGGGAAAAATATGGCCAAAATCCTATAGGCAGCGGCCCATTTCGTTTTGTATCATGGGAAAAGGACAAGTCGATCCGACTTCAGCGCTTTTCGGATTATTATGATCAAGCTGCTTTTTTAGATGAAATTCATTATCGAATATATCCCGGCGGACAAATTGAAGATGCATTATCCGATTTTAAAAAAGGCAATCTGGATGAGATGCTAGTTTATGGAAATATACGGCAAGAGCTTTCCTCCATCAAAGATCTTCAATGGTTTCACCGCCCTTCTTTAAGTCTTCTTTTTTATGGCATTAGAGGGGATCATTCCTTTTTAAAAAACCCATATTTCAGAAAAGCTCTTTCCGTGGCGATTGACCGGGAAAAAATTATAAAAGAAGTTGCTAAGGGCCAGCTCGATCCTGCCAGGACCATACTGCCCCCTGGAATGCCGGTTTATCACCAAACAGATGAGGTGCTTGTCGACGATCTTAAGGTTGCTCAAGGCTATCTAAAACGTGCACTGGAACAGGAAACCGGACCCATTCCTCCTGTTGAGATCGTATCTGCAATAAAATCATCCTTTGCGATAGCTGAGTTAAATCTGATAAAAAGGTGTTGGGCTCGCCTGGGGATACCTCTAAAAATTAAATTTATTACCAACTGGAAGGAATTTAAAGACTATATACAGTCGGATGCTGTGCAAATATATCGATATGCCTGGTTTGCAGATATACCAGACCCGGACAGCTTTTTATACCCTCTTTTTGCTTCTGATTCTCCTGTAAATTTTATGCACTTTAAAGACAGCCAGGTAGATAAAATGCTGTTAGCAGCCCGTGGAATTGTCGATCCGGTTAAGCGTGCTGAAATGTACCAGAAAATAGAAATACTTGTCCTTGAATCTTCACCCATTATACCCCTTTTATATTTAAGCGTAGACCGTGTGTATCAATCCGATGTGCAAGGGATAAATCTAACCGCCTTGGGGGCCCATACCATGGCGCTTCATCGAATCTGGCTAAAGGGAGGGCCTATCAGGAAATGA
- a CDS encoding ATP-binding protein: protein MKADIKSERFEIGSSEKPRFFPLRYRLIFTTSCMLIFILGILMLVLGYVQGRTIRKQLEKRGLSIAQSLSAASMADLLTYNYIALERSANQAARDPDVNRVIFHDKEGRVAGFSGRSDLQNKFLNDEISRTALSSVKPIIQEITLETDQIPALDIAVPLFPNGVEGRWGTIRVCLSLVPMLKQINQMRWVILAIGLFAIAVGILLSLWTARRITRPLGTLVQNTQEAVGGNLIRTIQIQTRDEVEVLASNFSSMIQEILEHRKQLERQLDEIKRMQRYTHQLLTTMNDGLLSMDMKGRVSTINPAAQKLFKNLDHPVGKGSSVARSLKNFRELDSYIHDILTKPYKIKPREIALHTKNEERVLLIGSSILNDRRGHPQEVILNLHDITELKKLEISVRQAERLAELGTLAAGMAHEIRNPLSTIKTFVQLLPRKMEKPGFLEKFQRTVPRELKQINRLVEDLLELARIPKYHFEKTDIKTLLEQTIDFLEEEMQRQQIDCRCEYSSDLPPIQADMSQLEKAFSNLIRNAMQAMPSGGKIFIKAIYQKEVPEDNFKLTSGNGWITLTFQDSGVGVSPEDMKNIFNPFFTTKEVGTGLGLAITHKVITEHGGKIEAESGEGEGTLFRIVLPV, encoded by the coding sequence ATGAAAGCCGATATCAAAAGTGAGCGTTTTGAAATTGGCTCTTCAGAGAAACCCCGCTTTTTCCCGTTACGCTATCGTCTGATCTTTACCACCTCATGCATGTTGATTTTCATTCTGGGAATATTGATGCTGGTACTCGGTTACGTTCAGGGCCGGACCATCCGGAAACAACTGGAAAAGCGGGGATTGTCTATTGCCCAGAGCCTGAGCGCCGCTTCCATGGCAGACCTGCTGACCTATAACTATATTGCCTTGGAGAGATCGGCCAATCAGGCTGCGCGTGATCCGGATGTGAATCGAGTTATCTTTCATGACAAGGAAGGTCGGGTGGCCGGCTTTAGCGGGAGATCGGATCTCCAGAATAAATTTTTAAATGATGAGATCAGTCGAACCGCTCTGTCTTCAGTTAAACCGATCATCCAGGAAATTACCCTTGAAACTGATCAAATACCGGCACTTGACATCGCCGTTCCTCTTTTCCCCAACGGTGTTGAAGGACGATGGGGAACCATCCGCGTGTGTTTGTCACTGGTTCCGATGCTAAAACAGATCAACCAGATGCGGTGGGTTATACTGGCTATTGGTTTGTTTGCAATTGCCGTTGGCATACTGCTGTCCCTGTGGACCGCCCGCAGAATCACACGTCCTCTGGGAACCCTGGTACAGAATACACAGGAAGCGGTCGGGGGAAACCTTATCCGCACCATTCAAATCCAAACACGGGACGAAGTAGAGGTACTTGCTTCAAACTTCTCTTCCATGATTCAGGAGATCCTTGAACACAGGAAACAACTTGAAAGACAGCTCGATGAAATTAAACGCATGCAGCGATATACGCATCAACTGTTAACCACCATGAACGATGGCCTGTTATCTATGGATATGAAGGGCAGGGTTTCCACTATCAACCCTGCCGCTCAAAAGCTGTTTAAAAATTTAGATCACCCTGTGGGTAAAGGGAGCAGCGTTGCAAGATCCTTAAAAAATTTCAGAGAACTAGATAGTTACATACATGATATACTAACAAAGCCTTACAAGATAAAACCGCGCGAAATCGCCCTGCACACCAAAAATGAGGAACGGGTTCTTCTCATCGGCTCCAGTATTCTGAATGACCGGAGGGGACATCCGCAGGAGGTTATTTTAAACCTGCACGATATTACTGAGTTGAAAAAACTTGAAATTTCCGTCAGGCAGGCAGAACGGCTGGCTGAGCTCGGTACTTTGGCAGCAGGCATGGCCCATGAAATCCGAAATCCGCTTTCAACCATTAAAACCTTTGTGCAACTGCTGCCCAGAAAAATGGAAAAGCCCGGCTTTCTTGAAAAGTTTCAACGAACGGTACCGCGGGAACTGAAGCAGATTAATCGACTGGTTGAAGACCTTTTAGAGCTGGCAAGAATCCCCAAGTACCATTTTGAGAAAACAGACATTAAAACTCTTTTAGAACAAACAATTGATTTTCTGGAAGAAGAAATGCAAAGGCAGCAAATTGATTGCCGGTGTGAATATTCAAGCGATTTACCTCCAATCCAGGCTGACATGAGTCAGCTTGAAAAAGCGTTTAGCAATCTTATACGAAATGCGATGCAGGCCATGCCGTCGGGCGGAAAAATATTTATAAAAGCGATCTATCAAAAAGAAGTCCCGGAAGACAATTTCAAATTAACTTCGGGAAACGGCTGGATCACGCTGACATTTCAGGACTCTGGAGTAGGAGTCTCTCCGGAAGACATGAAAAATATTTTTAACCCCTTCTTTACCACCAAAGAGGTCGGAACCGGATTGGGTTTGGCCATTACCCATAAAGTAATCACCGAGCATGGGGGAAAAATAGAGGCGGAAAGTGGGGAAGGGGAAGGCACGCTTTTTCGTATTGTCTTACCGGTCTGA